Below is a genomic region from Balneola sp. MJW-20.
GTAGGTTCGCCCGAACTTTTTACCAGCACAGTATCTTTCTCCTTTCCAAATTCAGTGGTCCTGAACCAGACCGCGCCATCTTTATCATATGCCAGATCTTTATTCCGGAAGATACTGATCGTTTCATCGATCTTACCATCATCATATAGACTTCGTTCGTTGAAGAATGAATCCATGTGAATCTTCATACGGTCAAGTGTATGGCTGATATCCTCAAAGATTGCTTCTTCTGCCTTTTCCTTAAAGGGTGCTTCATCTGTTTGATCTACCCAGTCATCTCCATGGTCATCCACGATAGCCTGAGCGATGTCGATAATATATTCTCCTTCATATCCGCCTTCAGGGAACTCGTGATCTTTACCGAGCAGTTCCAGGTACCGGGATCGTACACTTTGTCCCAGTACACGCATTTGCCGGCCAGCATCATTAAAGTAATATTCACGATCCACATGGGCACCGGTCCATTCAAGCAGTCGTGCTACCGTGTCACCCAGTACAGCATTACGGCCGTGACCGACAGTAAGAGGTCCGGTTGGGTTAGCGCTAACAAATTCTATCAGGATCTTATGATCTTTATTTGAGATCGTGCGACCGAAATCGCTGCCTTCTTTCAGGATATCAGATAGCTCTTCGTAGAGATAGTCATTCGCAAAGCGGAAGTTGATAAAACCGGGCCCTGCGATCTCAACGGCAGTGACTTTATTCTCATCGAGCTCCAGAGCATCCACGATCTGCTGAGCTATAGCACGGGGATTATTGCGAAGCGGTTTTGCGAGCATCATGGCTACATTAGAAGAAGCATCTCCGTGTTCAGGAAGATTAGGTTCTTCAATACGAATGTCGGGGGTGGATTCTAAATCGAACTGAGTAAGTGCGTCCTTTATAATTTGAATAAGGTAGTCGTTCATTACGGCGAAACAGGGCTTTGTTTAATATCGAACAAAGATAAGAACTATGATTCAATTAAAAGGAAATAAATGTTCAACTATACAGGTATGCAATTTTACAATGTACTTTCAATTTCTGCTGCTGTTTTCCCATGAAGTTTGCTTGATCTTACCTATGATCCGGATGATCTCTTCACAATCAGAAATCATTGACTC
It encodes:
- the argS gene encoding arginine--tRNA ligase, with amino-acid sequence MNDYLIQIIKDALTQFDLESTPDIRIEEPNLPEHGDASSNVAMMLAKPLRNNPRAIAQQIVDALELDENKVTAVEIAGPGFINFRFANDYLYEELSDILKEGSDFGRTISNKDHKILIEFVSANPTGPLTVGHGRNAVLGDTVARLLEWTGAHVDREYYFNDAGRQMRVLGQSVRSRYLELLGKDHEFPEGGYEGEYIIDIAQAIVDDHGDDWVDQTDEAPFKEKAEEAIFEDISHTLDRMKIHMDSFFNERSLYDDGKIDETISIFRNKDLAYDKDGAVWFRTTEFGKEKDTVLVKSSGEPTYRLPDIAYHANKLDRGYDLCIDVFGADHIDTYPDVLSGIKSLGYDPDKVDVIVYQFVTIVKDGKPFKMSTRKANFVTLDELMDEVGADVTRFFFLMRSPNTHLEFDIAQAKEAGEKNPVFYLQYAHARICSILRKVEEEYSFEGDADLSLLDHEAEIALIKSMLKFPDVIQSAAGAREPHRLITYLNELASHFTKFYHDCRIMGEDEAIAQSRTALASATAQVLRNGLGILGITAPESM